A window from Apteryx mantelli isolate bAptMan1 chromosome 15, bAptMan1.hap1, whole genome shotgun sequence encodes these proteins:
- the LOC106500264 gene encoding gonadotropin-releasing hormone II receptor-like gives MPEEQHRASPHQPAAEGDANISASSCPEHWVEPTFTPAARIRVIVTVVLFLLAACSNAAVLCSLMRKRRKSHVRPLILSLALADLLVTVAVMPLDAVWNVTVQWYAGDLSCKLLNFLKLFAMYAAALVLVVISLDRHAAVLRPFAFASARRRNKLLLCVAWAASVLLASPQLFLFHLHTIPGVNFTQCVTHGSFQEHWEETVYNMFTFTTLYITPLSVMIICYIRIIWEISKQLKINKGLMIRNRNDHISKARMKTLKMTIVIVATFIICWTPYYLLGLWYWFQPDMIQRMPEYINHSFFLFGLLHTCTDPVIYGLYTPSFREDMQLCLRGIETAFTRQERPKPVSDSEKKVKDDAGNGGVASGGSNGTTVHTVC, from the exons ATGCCTGAAGAGCAGCACCGAGCATCTCCTCACCAGCCCGCCGCCGAGGGCGATGCCAATATTTCTGCCTCCAGCTGTCCCGAGCACTGGGTCGAGCCCACATTCACGCCAGCCGCCAGGATCCGTGTCATTGTCACCGTCGTCCTCTTCCTGCTAGCGGCATGCAGCAACGCCGCGGTGCTCTGCAGCCtcatgaggaagaggaggaagtccCACGTGCGGCCGCTGATCCTCAGCCTGGCGCTGGCGGACCTGCTGGTGACGGTGGCAGTGATGCCGCTGGACGCCGTGTGGAACGTGACGGTCCAGTGGTACGCCGGCGACCTCTCCTGCAAGCTGCTCAACTTCCTCAAGCTCTTCGCCATGTACGCGGCCGCCCTGGTGCTGGTGGTCATCAGCCTGGACCGCCACGCGGCCGTCCTCCGCCCCTTCGCCTTCGCCAGCGCCCGCCGGCGCAACAAGCTCCTGCTCTGCGTCGCCTGGGCCGCGAGCGTCCTGCTGGCTTCGCCCCAG cttttccttttccACCTGCATACCATCCCGGGAGTGAATTTCACCCAGTGTGTCACTCACGGCAGTTTccaagagcactgggaagaaaCTGTCTACAACATGTTCACCTTCACCACCCTCTACATCACCCCGCTGAGTGTCATGATTATTTGCTACATCCGAATCATATGGGAAATCAGTAAGCAGCTAAAGATCAACAAAG GTCTGATGATAAGAAATAGAAACGACCACATCTCCAAGGCACGCATGAAGACTCTCAAGATGACCATAGTGATTGTTGCTACCTTCATCATCTGCTGGACTCCGTATTACCTCTTGGGCTTGTGGTACTGGTTCCAGCCAGACATGATCCAAAGGATGCCTGAGTACATCaaccacagcttcttcctctttgGCTTGCTGCACACATGCACCGATCCCGTCATTTATGGACTGTACACCCCCTCCTTCCGGGAGGATATGCAGTTGTGTCTCAGAGGCATTGAAACAGCATTTACCAGGCAGGAGAGACCCAAACCTGTCTCAGACTCAGAGAAGAAAGTCAAAGATGATGCTGGAAATGGTGGGGTGGCATCAGGGGGCTCCAACGGGACAACTGTGCACACGGTGTGCTGA